Proteins co-encoded in one Armatimonadota bacterium genomic window:
- a CDS encoding tetratricopeptide repeat protein — MGALLFDVDDLRIETAYNLLHLAWVSDYESRSADILHLVAAAELVAPDLPADLRVRAHLVRARVAVAAGRLEEAAEHAARAVALAEERGLQGSLGAALAVRGAIEERQGDYVRALRTQESAINALRRAKTLESEEGVWALLSLGVARWRMGDLDASEAANRQALAIATRLDLPRLRGRALNNLGLLAWNRGELDRAVELYSQAYAVLETTEDLFEIGRVLNNLGLVRRIQGLYDEALAVLTKALRIRERQGDLRGLAATRDELARVYLALGQLEQAAEAAERALGDARAVGDRGREAVTLVTLGRVRRAQQRPDEAAHILRTALALLLDLQMVPEAAAAATELGLLLKETGQTAEAAEVLAHAVRLGGATPVSTRGVGGLDGAALARHDL, encoded by the coding sequence GTGGGCGCGCTGCTGTTCGACGTCGACGACCTGCGCATCGAGACAGCGTACAACCTGCTGCACCTGGCGTGGGTCTCGGACTACGAATCGCGAAGCGCGGATATCCTCCATCTCGTTGCCGCTGCGGAGCTAGTCGCGCCGGATCTGCCGGCGGACCTACGCGTGCGAGCGCACCTGGTGCGGGCGCGCGTGGCCGTGGCGGCCGGACGGCTCGAGGAGGCGGCCGAACATGCGGCGCGGGCCGTGGCCCTCGCAGAGGAGCGTGGCCTGCAGGGATCGCTGGGCGCGGCCCTGGCTGTGCGCGGCGCGATAGAGGAGCGGCAAGGCGACTACGTGCGGGCGCTCAGGACGCAGGAATCCGCCATTAACGCGTTGCGCCGCGCAAAGACCCTGGAGTCGGAAGAGGGCGTCTGGGCGCTCCTCTCGCTTGGCGTCGCCCGCTGGCGCATGGGCGATCTCGATGCGTCAGAGGCAGCCAACCGGCAGGCGCTGGCCATTGCCACCAGGCTGGACCTGCCCAGGCTGCGCGGCCGCGCGCTGAACAACCTCGGGCTGCTGGCGTGGAACCGGGGCGAGCTCGACCGCGCCGTCGAGCTGTACAGCCAAGCCTATGCCGTGCTGGAGACGACCGAGGACCTGTTCGAGATCGGCCGGGTCCTGAACAACCTGGGGCTCGTGCGGCGCATCCAGGGGCTCTACGACGAGGCGCTGGCGGTGCTCACCAAGGCCCTGCGCATTCGCGAGCGCCAGGGTGACCTGCGCGGCCTCGCGGCGACTCGCGACGAGCTCGCGCGGGTGTACCTGGCCCTCGGCCAGCTCGAGCAGGCCGCCGAGGCAGCGGAACGCGCTCTGGGCGATGCCCGCGCCGTGGGCGACCGCGGTCGAGAGGCCGTGACGCTGGTGACGCTGGGCAGGGTGCGGCGGGCGCAGCAACGGCCGGACGAGGCGGCACATATCCTGCGTACGGCCCTCGCGCTGCTGCTCGACCTGCAGATGGTCCCGGAGGCCGCCGCGGCTGCCACGGAACTCGGGCTCCTGCTCAAGGAAACCGGGCAGACCGCAGAGGCCGCCGAGGTCCTGGCGCACGCGGTCAGGCTCGGTGGTGCCACGCCCGTATCGACGCGAGGCGTCGGGGGACTGGACGGGGCGGCGCTCGCCCGACACGACTTGTAG
- a CDS encoding VOC family protein, whose amino-acid sequence MTLHGLHHVTAITADARRNLDFYTRVLGLRLLKKSVNQDDPTAYHLFYGDEHGHPGADLTFFEYPGVARGVAGAGMVHRIVWRVASRKALDFWEHRVTREGLAAERDEETLRFADPEGLEHELVLDDTNDAPLVAVHPEVPAAVALRGFAGVRAYAADPDGSQRFLERLGFTLRPQGGFEVRGALRGAFYVYDRMARPGRSGAGTVHHVAWCALDEEHAAWGRRVREAGGQPTPVIDRYYFRSIYFREPSGVLFEIATRGPGFTVDESPDRLGVRLSLPPRLEPLRPTLERLLAPLPDPRATWPGQPAPLGTEPSDQP is encoded by the coding sequence CGCAACCTCGACTTCTACACGCGGGTGCTTGGCCTGCGGCTCCTGAAGAAGTCGGTGAACCAGGACGACCCCACGGCGTACCACCTGTTCTACGGCGACGAGCACGGCCACCCCGGCGCCGACCTGACGTTCTTCGAGTATCCCGGCGTGGCGCGGGGTGTCGCCGGGGCCGGCATGGTGCACCGCATTGTCTGGCGCGTGGCCTCGCGGAAGGCCCTCGACTTCTGGGAGCACCGGGTGACCCGCGAGGGCCTGGCGGCCGAGCGCGACGAGGAGACGCTGCGGTTTGCCGACCCCGAGGGGCTGGAGCACGAGCTGGTGCTCGACGACACCAACGACGCACCGCTGGTGGCCGTGCACCCCGAGGTGCCCGCGGCCGTGGCGCTGCGGGGGTTCGCCGGTGTACGAGCCTACGCGGCCGACCCCGACGGAAGCCAGCGGTTCCTGGAGCGGCTCGGGTTCACGCTACGCCCCCAGGGCGGCTTCGAGGTGCGGGGCGCGCTGCGCGGGGCGTTCTACGTCTATGATCGGATGGCGCGTCCGGGCAGGAGCGGCGCGGGGACCGTGCACCACGTGGCCTGGTGCGCGCTGGACGAGGAGCACGCGGCCTGGGGGCGCCGCGTGCGCGAGGCCGGCGGACAGCCAACGCCGGTCATCGACCGCTACTACTTCCGCTCGATCTACTTCCGCGAGCCCAGCGGTGTGCTGTTCGAGATCGCCACGCGCGGCCCGGGGTTCACGGTCGACGAGTCGCCCGACCGTCTCGGTGTGCGTCTGTCGTTGCCGCCGCGGCTGGAGCCGCTGCGGCCGACGCTGGAGCGTCTGCTCGCCCCCCTGCCCGACCCGCGCGCCACGTGGCCCGGGCAGCCGGCGCCGCTCGGCACCGAGCCCTCCGACCAGCCCTGA
- a CDS encoding SDR family NAD(P)-dependent oxidoreductase, whose protein sequence is MSQTAHGLHPHETLQRAEGTRGMLTGQGVAIAGAGRGLGRAAALALGAAGAHVVAASRTRSEVQEVAAAIERAGGQATAVAADAADEAGAARIVETALAVAGRLDLLLVCAGAALIKPLPEVTLAEWEHVLAMNARAVFLTNRAALRPMLAAGTGLIVNVASRVALTGAPDVAVYAAAKAAVIGFSRALAQEVRPRGIRVVCLAPGPMDTPMRWAATPAFDPARLLAPEDVVDLVLYLARRPTVVLDDPVVPVSVRL, encoded by the coding sequence ATGAGTCAGACTGCGCATGGTCTGCACCCGCACGAGACCCTCCAGAGGGCAGAGGGCACGCGCGGGATGCTGACGGGCCAGGGGGTTGCCATCGCCGGCGCCGGTCGCGGCCTGGGGCGTGCCGCTGCCCTGGCGCTGGGGGCGGCGGGCGCGCACGTGGTGGCGGCCAGCCGGACGCGAAGCGAGGTCCAGGAGGTCGCAGCCGCGATCGAGCGCGCCGGGGGCCAGGCCACGGCGGTGGCCGCCGACGCCGCCGACGAGGCGGGGGCGGCGCGGATCGTCGAGACCGCGCTCGCCGTCGCCGGGCGGCTGGACCTGTTGCTGGTGTGTGCGGGCGCGGCGTTGATCAAGCCGCTGCCCGAGGTCACGCTGGCCGAGTGGGAGCACGTGCTCGCCATGAACGCGCGGGCGGTGTTTCTCACCAACCGGGCAGCGCTGCGCCCGATGCTGGCCGCCGGCACCGGCCTGATCGTGAACGTCGCCTCGCGGGTGGCACTGACCGGCGCGCCCGACGTCGCGGTGTACGCAGCCGCCAAGGCCGCGGTGATCGGGTTCTCGCGCGCGCTGGCGCAGGAGGTGCGCCCGCGGGGCATCCGCGTGGTCTGCCTGGCGCCCGGGCCGATGGACACGCCCATGCGCTGGGCCGCCACCCCGGCGTTCGACCCTGCGCGGCTGCTGGCTCCCGAGGACGTGGTGGACCTGGTGCTCTACCTCGCGCGCCGGCCCACCGTGGTGCTGGACGACCCGGTCGTGCCGGTCTCTGTCCGGTTGTAG
- a CDS encoding acyl-[acyl-carrier-protein] thioesterase has translation MPDDPNQYSLPFRVRYEECGPGGALRAAVCLRYVQELAFAHSAALGFPLAWYETHRRFWLVRRVQLVVEAPAGYGEDLIATTQVLGMRRVLARRRNTIRRAADGAPVATVVMDWIFTADGSAPVRVAAPLVAAFPALGRTITATPLPEPAVPAGAQWTARRIRLGDLDAMGHANNAVYVDLLDDALWRAGAGAVLQQYPRTYELQFHVAARADEALREALWEDADGWHYRLEAVAGGLRAHGRLRVGSP, from the coding sequence ATGCCCGACGATCCCAACCAGTACTCGTTGCCGTTCCGCGTACGCTACGAGGAGTGCGGGCCCGGCGGCGCGCTGCGGGCGGCAGTCTGCCTGCGGTACGTCCAGGAGCTGGCCTTCGCCCACTCGGCGGCCCTGGGCTTTCCGCTGGCCTGGTACGAGACCCACCGACGGTTCTGGCTCGTGCGGCGTGTGCAGCTGGTGGTCGAGGCACCGGCGGGCTACGGGGAGGACCTGATTGCCACGACCCAGGTGCTGGGGATGCGCCGGGTGCTCGCGCGGCGGCGGAACACGATCCGCCGTGCGGCCGACGGCGCGCCCGTGGCCACTGTGGTCATGGACTGGATCTTCACCGCCGATGGCAGTGCGCCGGTGCGTGTGGCTGCGCCCCTCGTTGCGGCGTTCCCGGCGCTGGGCCGGACCATCACCGCGACGCCGTTGCCCGAGCCCGCGGTCCCTGCGGGCGCGCAGTGGACCGCACGCCGCATCCGGCTGGGCGACCTGGACGCGATGGGCCATGCCAACAACGCGGTCTACGTCGACCTGCTGGACGACGCCCTCTGGCGGGCAGGGGCCGGCGCCGTACTGCAACAGTACCCGCGCACCTACGAGTTGCAGTTCCACGTGGCGGCGCGGGCCGACGAGGCGTTGCGCGAGGCGCTCTGGGAAGACGCCGACGGCTGGCACTACCGGCTGGAAGCGGTTGCCGGCGGCCTGCGGGCCCACGGCCGCCTGCGCGTGGGGAGTCCGTAG
- a CDS encoding amidohydrolase family protein, whose protein sequence is MPVVDVHNHFYPPAYLDALMVRPGAVRVTVDGAGNPCLHYPGDYNVAVRGHRDIVYREEVLAQHGVDRQVLTLTTPGTHVEDPPRAVALAALVNDAFAEITTARRHRFSALATLPLNAPDAAARELERCLTHLGFPGAMLFANVNGVPLADARFWPIYEVADAHGAVLYIHPAAPVGVEAMTAYWLAPLVGFPFDTTLAAAHLVFAGVLARFPRVRWVASHLGGAIPYLAERLDRGYRAFRECRAHISRPPSDYLRAHFYYDTVNFDPRALALAVQFAGTDRLLAGSDYPHQIGSIPQMLESLRALPVGEAERAAILGGNAVRLLGL, encoded by the coding sequence ATGCCGGTCGTCGACGTCCACAACCACTTCTACCCGCCGGCCTACCTCGATGCGCTGATGGTCCGTCCGGGTGCCGTGCGCGTCACGGTGGACGGTGCGGGCAACCCGTGCCTCCACTACCCTGGGGACTACAACGTGGCCGTGCGGGGCCACCGGGACATCGTCTACCGCGAGGAGGTGCTGGCACAGCACGGCGTCGATCGGCAGGTGCTGACGCTGACCACACCGGGCACGCACGTCGAGGATCCACCCCGGGCGGTCGCCCTGGCGGCGCTCGTCAACGACGCGTTCGCCGAGATCACCACCGCGCGCCGGCACCGCTTCAGCGCGCTGGCGACCCTGCCGCTGAACGCACCAGACGCCGCCGCCCGCGAGCTGGAGCGCTGCCTGACGCACCTGGGCTTCCCGGGCGCGATGCTCTTCGCGAACGTCAACGGCGTGCCCCTGGCCGACGCGCGCTTCTGGCCGATCTACGAGGTGGCCGATGCGCATGGCGCCGTCCTGTACATCCACCCCGCGGCGCCGGTCGGCGTCGAGGCCATGACCGCCTACTGGCTCGCGCCCCTGGTGGGATTCCCCTTCGACACCACGCTGGCGGCGGCACACCTGGTCTTCGCCGGCGTGCTCGCGCGCTTCCCGCGCGTCCGGTGGGTGGCCAGCCACCTGGGAGGCGCTATCCCCTACCTGGCCGAGCGCCTCGACCGCGGGTACCGCGCGTTCCGCGAGTGCCGGGCGCACATCTCCCGGCCCCCCAGCGACTACCTGCGCGCACACTTCTACTACGACACGGTCAACTTCGACCCGCGGGCGCTGGCGCTGGCGGTGCAGTTCGCCGGCACCGACCGCCTGCTCGCGGGCAGCGACTACCCGCACCAGATCGGCAGCATCCCGCAGATGCTCGAGAGTCTGCGCGCCCTGCCGGTCGGCGAGGCGGAGCGGGCGGCGATCCTGGGCGGGAACGCGGTCCGTCTGCTCGGCCTGTAG
- a CDS encoding SagB/ThcOx family dehydrogenase: MGSPDHPSRQPGNRDLEAAWAYHNATKHTYHSVRVGPRGLDWDNQPIPYKIYTTLEPLPLPRDLPLPHTPALEAIASRLPDAGMPGASVPDLPTLASVLFLSAGITRRLRLPDGSTMPFRAAACTGALYHIELYVVCGDLPGLAAGVYHFSVHDFALRRLRAGDWRPTLVAATAQEPAIARAPAIVVCTTTFWRNAWKYRDRAYRHAFWDCGTILANLLAVAAGAGLPARVVCGFVDGDVNRLLDLDTHREVAIVLVALGRESAPPGVRATTGDADGLPPPPPLGLPTAPLSAREVDYPAIRAMHAASSLTAAEEVRAWRGTPPAASPPPTGPLVPLRPLPADAWPQDSITRVIRRRGSSRRFQRAAITFAELSTVLERATGGVPADFLEPADGTPTLVDVYLIAHAVDGLSPGAYVLHRQRHALELLRPGAFRRQAGYLALEQPLAADASVNVYCLADLSPILARFGNRGYRAAQLEAGITGGRIYLAAYALGLGATGLTFYDDDVTAFFSPHAAGKSVLFLTAVGHPVRRAR, from the coding sequence GTGGGCTCTCCGGACCACCCGTCCCGCCAACCCGGTAACCGCGACCTGGAGGCCGCCTGGGCCTACCACAACGCCACGAAGCACACCTATCACAGCGTGCGCGTGGGTCCCCGCGGCCTGGACTGGGACAACCAGCCCATCCCCTACAAGATCTACACCACGCTCGAGCCCCTACCGCTGCCGCGCGACCTCCCGCTGCCGCACACGCCCGCTCTCGAAGCGATCGCCTCTCGCCTCCCCGATGCCGGCATGCCCGGGGCGTCCGTCCCCGACCTGCCGACGCTGGCGAGCGTGCTGTTCCTGTCGGCGGGCATCACCCGGCGGCTGCGGCTACCCGACGGCAGTACCATGCCGTTCCGCGCTGCCGCCTGCACCGGCGCGTTGTACCACATCGAGCTCTACGTCGTCTGCGGCGACCTGCCCGGCCTGGCCGCGGGCGTCTACCATTTCAGCGTCCATGACTTCGCCCTGCGTCGGCTCCGGGCAGGTGACTGGCGCCCGACGCTTGTGGCGGCCACGGCGCAGGAGCCCGCCATCGCCAGGGCGCCCGCGATCGTCGTGTGCACGACCACCTTCTGGCGGAACGCGTGGAAGTACCGGGACCGCGCGTACCGCCACGCGTTCTGGGACTGCGGGACGATTCTCGCCAACCTGCTGGCGGTGGCCGCTGGCGCCGGGCTGCCGGCGCGGGTGGTGTGCGGCTTCGTCGACGGCGACGTCAACCGCCTGCTCGACCTGGACACCCACCGGGAGGTGGCCATCGTGCTGGTGGCCCTGGGCCGGGAGAGCGCGCCGCCGGGCGTGCGCGCCACCACCGGGGATGCCGACGGGCTACCACCCCCACCACCGCTTGGCCTGCCGACGGCGCCCCTCTCCGCACGCGAGGTGGACTATCCGGCGATCCGCGCGATGCACGCGGCCTCGTCGCTGACCGCAGCAGAGGAGGTGCGCGCGTGGCGCGGGACGCCGCCGGCTGCCTCCCCGCCGCCGACGGGCCCGCTGGTGCCGCTTCGCCCGCTGCCCGCGGACGCATGGCCGCAGGACAGCATCACGCGGGTCATCCGCCGGCGCGGCTCGAGTCGCCGTTTCCAGCGGGCGGCGATCACGTTCGCGGAGCTGTCCACCGTATTGGAACGCGCCACCGGCGGCGTCCCGGCCGACTTCCTCGAGCCTGCCGACGGTACCCCGACGCTGGTGGACGTGTACCTCATCGCGCACGCTGTCGATGGCCTGTCCCCGGGGGCCTACGTGCTGCACCGCCAACGGCACGCCCTCGAACTGCTCCGGCCCGGCGCGTTCCGGCGCCAGGCCGGCTACCTGGCCCTCGAGCAACCCCTGGCCGCCGACGCCAGCGTCAACGTCTACTGCCTGGCCGACCTCTCGCCGATCCTGGCACGCTTTGGCAACCGTGGGTACCGGGCGGCCCAGCTCGAGGCAGGGATCACCGGCGGCAGGATCTACCTCGCCGCGTACGCGCTGGGGCTGGGCGCTACCGGGCTGACGTTCTACGACGACGACGTCACCGCGTTTTTCTCGCCGCACGCGGCAGGCAAGAGCGTCCTGTTCCTCACCGCCGTGGGACATCCAGTCCGGCGCGCTCGCTGA
- a CDS encoding DUF2652 domain-containing protein → MLAGVERGCLVLTDITGYTEYLTGTELAHAQDVLADLMSTIVNALRPPLRLAKLEGDAAFAYTPAGRLDGPTMLDLVEHCYFRFRRRLRDIRQATTCQCNACRQMPLLDLKVFVHDGEFVRHRVAGREELAGADVILLHRLLKNTVAEVLSLQGYALFTEACVRTMEVDPAAAGMREHVETYEHLGPVRTFVHDLHARWAEEQERRRVYIGTGRADVELPFDLPAAPPVAWDYLTSPSKRIRYQPDTDRLDQQNPRGRRGPGTTNHCAHGHQVIVEEILDWRPFDYFTIRFAVMDVPLEETVELTPLGDGTRVTLRTRGPRGKSARQVWASMQEQYAEFMSRVYAQLAAVLREDAAAQARASGVDQ, encoded by the coding sequence ATGCTGGCGGGGGTCGAGCGCGGCTGTCTGGTACTGACCGACATCACCGGGTATACCGAGTACCTCACCGGCACCGAACTCGCTCACGCCCAGGACGTGTTGGCCGACCTCATGAGCACGATCGTGAACGCCCTCCGACCGCCCCTGCGCCTGGCCAAGCTCGAGGGCGACGCGGCGTTCGCCTACACTCCCGCGGGTCGGCTCGACGGCCCGACGATGTTGGACCTCGTGGAGCACTGCTACTTTCGCTTTCGCCGTCGTCTCCGCGACATCCGTCAGGCCACGACCTGTCAGTGCAACGCCTGCCGCCAGATGCCGCTGCTGGACCTGAAAGTCTTTGTCCACGACGGCGAGTTCGTGCGGCACCGGGTGGCCGGCCGGGAAGAGCTCGCCGGCGCTGACGTGATCCTGCTCCACCGCCTGCTGAAGAACACCGTCGCCGAGGTGCTGAGCCTGCAGGGCTACGCGCTGTTCACCGAGGCGTGCGTGCGGACCATGGAGGTCGACCCTGCGGCGGCGGGCATGCGCGAGCACGTGGAGACCTACGAGCACCTCGGCCCCGTGCGGACGTTCGTCCACGACCTCCACGCGCGCTGGGCCGAGGAGCAGGAGCGCCGGCGGGTCTACATCGGGACAGGCCGGGCCGACGTCGAGCTGCCGTTCGACCTGCCGGCGGCACCGCCGGTGGCCTGGGACTACCTGACCTCTCCCAGCAAGCGCATCCGCTACCAGCCCGACACCGACCGCCTCGACCAGCAGAATCCCCGCGGGCGCCGCGGGCCGGGTACCACGAATCACTGTGCCCACGGCCACCAGGTCATCGTCGAGGAGATCCTCGACTGGCGCCCCTTTGACTACTTCACGATCCGCTTTGCGGTGATGGACGTCCCGCTGGAGGAGACCGTGGAGTTGACGCCCCTGGGGGACGGCACCCGGGTGACCCTGCGGACCCGGGGGCCGCGGGGGAAGAGCGCCCGCCAGGTCTGGGCATCGATGCAGGAGCAGTACGCGGAGTTCATGAGCAGGGTCTACGCGCAGCTGGCAGCGGTCCTGCGCGAGGATGCCGCAGCGCAGGCCAGGGCGTCTGGAGTCGATCAGTAA